ATTTTTTATTGATTCTGTTAATCAAACAAAAACACTATTGTATGGATAGTATGATAAAAAAATATTTGTTTGACATTAAAGAATCTATTGAGTCCATTGAAAATTATTTGGGAAAGAACCGTGATTTTAGTGTTTACAAAAGCAACAAAATGCTTCGACGTGCAGTTGAAAGAGAATTTGAAATAATCGGAGAAGCAATGAACAGAATCGACAAAATTGATTCGACAATAAATATTCCGAGTAAGAAACGAATTGTCAGCATGAGGAATCGAGTAATTCATGGTTATGATAAAATTGATGATGAGATTGTCTGGGGAACTATCATAAGACATTTACCGCTTCTGAAAAATGAAATTGAAAACCTGATTAAATAAAAACCAACCGCTACAATAAATTACAAATTATAATATCAAATGATTGAAATAAAAAGAATGGTTATACATACTTCGTTAAACTTGTATGTTGTAGCCAATTGGTAA
This region of Bacteroidales bacterium genomic DNA includes:
- a CDS encoding DUF86 domain-containing protein, whose translation is MDSMIKKYLFDIKESIESIENYLGKNRDFSVYKSNKMLRRAVEREFEIIGEAMNRIDKIDSTINIPSKKRIVSMRNRVIHGYDKIDDEIVWGTIIRHLPLLKNEIENLIK